The proteins below come from a single Benincasa hispida cultivar B227 chromosome 4, ASM972705v1, whole genome shotgun sequence genomic window:
- the LOC120076233 gene encoding uncharacterized mitochondrial protein AtMg00860-like translates to MDLMNRVFKEFLDTFMIVFIDDILVYSKIEAEHEEHLRKVLETLRGNKLYAKFSKCEVWLKQVFFLGHVVSKGGVSVDPTKIEVVKSWARPTTVSEVCSFLGLTGCYRRFSKDFSRIAAPLTQLTRKRALFYLNEARENSFQDLKQMLVSAPVLIVTDGSVGFVIYSDASMKGLGGILM, encoded by the coding sequence atggatttgatgaatagggtgttcaaggaattcctcGACACTTTCATGATTGTTTTTATTGACGACATCTTGGTTTATTCCAAGATAGAAGCGGAACATGAGGAGCATTTGCGGAAAGTTTTGGAGACGTTGAGGGGCAATAAGTTgtatgctaagttttctaaatgtgagGTTTGGTTGAAGCAAGTGTTCTTTCTAGGGCATGTTGTATCGAAGGGAGGTGTCTCTGTGGATCCTACAAAGATTGAGGTAGTTAAGAGTTGGGCTCGTCCAACCACAGTCAGTGAGGTGTGCAGTTTCCTGGGGTTAACCGGCTGCTATAGACGATTTTCAAAGGACTTCTCTCGCATAGCCGCCCCATTGACTCAGTTGACCCGGAAGAGAGCCCTTTTCTATTTGAATGAGGCTCGTGAGAACAGTTTCCAAGATCTCAAGCAGATGTTGGTTTCGGCTCCAGTTCTTATAGTAACAGATGGATCAGTTGGTTTTGTCATTTACAGTGACGCGTCTATGAAGGGGTTGGGAGGCATACTGATGTAG